ATTGAACAGGTCTTTTGACATAAGAAAGCAAATAGTTTCAACAACTGAATCTAAATCATTACAAGCTGTGTCTGAAGCATCGTGCCTTAGCCTAGATAGTTAGCTGACTACAGAGTACAAACCCAAGTAAAAAGGATAATATTACACACTACACACACCGTACTACGTTTTCTACATGAGACTTGATAATCATTTGAGTTAACTGAATCATCTTCCGGCTCCTGCTGCTTTGAGGAAATTGTCAAAGGGACTAGCTGGTGGCAAACTCATCATGGACCACGTATCCTGAAACACACCACATTCTCTCCCATATATGCTCCCATCTTCAGTTACCTGTAAAGTTTCAACCTCCCTCAGTATAGTAAAAGACAAGCACAGATTCAGTGTACCTAAACTCAGCTCTTACGCACCTTTTCAAGTGCAGATGACTCCTCTGATGAGTTTCTGTAGAGACCATTCACCTGGCGATTCTCAGTAGCCAACCACCTTGAGAGCTTCTGTCGTGTCCCAGTCCCAAAGGTTTCGCAGCGGTTTGTCATTGTGTCGTAAGGAAGTGGAGAAGTGGAGACAGATGACACAACTACTTGACCAGCCACCTCAAGGGCCTAGACAAACAAAATCATTTAACCAAACATAAGAATGACACATCAACCAGTAACTAACTCATGTTTAATGCTGACTACGCTTACAGATTCCATAAGCTGACCAATGCTGATAACTTGAGGAGTAGATGATGAAGGAGACCCTCTTGGTTGAAAACGTACAGAGAGTTCACTCGTCACTTCGTCCTCAACCACAGAACCTGCAGGTACGTCCTGTAACAAAAAGCaactaatatttatatcaatGTCCCAAAGATAAACCCAATCTGGATCTTGAGAGACTAGTTTATACCTCATCAAAGGACAGTGATTCCTTAGAGATACTTTGGTTTGGTCCAGACTCAACGATAGGCCGTGATCCAAACATAAAAGCATCATCAGGTGTGAATGGCTCAGAGAGTTGCATCTGAACATCAGCTTCTTGGAGCTGAACAACAAGTACAGACTTTAGAGGCTATTATTCACTGAGAAACAAATAACATTAGAAGCTTTACCTTTGAAACCTTAGATAGGTTCTTTGCCACAACATCAGTTATGATAGTGTTGGACAGTTCTACTTTGCTTCTCATCTCAAACAGCATTGAAGTAGCCATCTGGCTATCACTTGATGACCCAAAATCTTTCATATTCGCATGTGGTTTAACGTGGAGTTGCAAGTCATCTCCAATGAACAGATACGGATCCACCTGAAAAATTATGAGCACAGAATCAAGTTATACACAACCTCCATGGAGAGATATAAGAACTTAAACAACACACTGAGAAGAACTCacatcaccaggaagttgactCTTCAAGATTTTGCAAATATGAGGAATCTGATATATTTTAGCAGCGAACATCAGTGTGCTTGTGGATAAAGCAAGGATCAACCGCTTGCAAACCGTTGGTAATGTGCCTGGCAATGAAGAACATTTTTAAGCGTTTGATCAGATTAAGAGAGTGTAATCAAATAAGTACCGTTGTTAAGGTCCAAAGAAAGATTCCTCAGTGAGAAGAGAAGCTGGAAGGCTCTAACAACAAGTCCATCATCAGGATTCTGCAGTTAAAAAATGATCATGAGAGACTTATAAGTAAAGCATCACCAAAGTGTAGACACATTAAGAGAGACAGAAGAGGTGAGACCTTTAGTCTCAAGGAGAGAAGCACCAAACTCAAAGAATGAGCAATAGCTTCAATGCTTGTAGGTAAATTATCAGGAAGAGTTGCTTGTGTCCAAAATGCAGATAACAATTGTCCCATTTGATCTTCAGTAAACTTCATCATTGATGGTAACTGCATCACCAAATAGTATTAGACGATTGCATAAACATGTTATGGTTCATTAGcacataacataaataaaaatgtttaccATATCAGCAAGACTGACACCTCCAGCAGTCCTATCAATCATGGAGTTCAACTTGTGAAAGTTTGGGGAAGATTTGTAGTTCTTAAGATCCTCATTATAACCATTCTTCTCAACCTTGACGCCGTCCTTCTCCTTTCTGAGCTTGTCTAATCTTGCAGCGATGGATGTGAACGCAGAGGTTGTATCGCTTCTCAAATTCTTGGACTCGTTGAGATAACCAGAAGCTCTCACTGATGCAAGTCCAGCCTGAGACTGACCAGAACTCGGCAAAAGAATCACAGAGAATATCTCATGCGCTCCCACACGAGTTTCCACATTTGGATGCAGCATTGCTTTAAGTAGCGCATCAAGAAGTGTGTCTGGGAAAACCTGTATGAAATAGAAAAAGGATTAAATAGACTGTACAGATAATGTTAGAGTTAGACGCTAGAGTAAACCACAAAGTAATAATTCACCTGTTGTGAACGCATAGATGGTGATAATGCTGAAGACATAGCATGAGCGAGAATCAACAGTGATCCAACAGCTGCACGTGAAACAACTCCTGAAGAAGGAAGCCCTTCGACTAAAACAGCCATCATATCAAACAACGGCTGTGCATTTCCAATTCCTTTGGCTATCTCTCGCAGACAATCTTCAATAGAGTTTTGAAGCATCACGTTCAAGTTGAGCTCCTCTTCTTCAACTGACCTCGATGTTGCCTGAAAGCTTTTCCTCAGATGCCGGCACAAGTCATTAACAAAACTTATGTCCCTGAGATACGAGCTGGTCCTGATCAGCTTCGCTAGACAACCAGCAACTTGAATGATGTATGCCTTGAGTTCAGGATCATTGGCAACATGCTTGTTGTCAAGATGACGTACAACAGTTGATAACACCAACTGCTGACTCCctagtataagaaaaagaaacataacTGTGAGTACACACATACATGCAGTTTTCAAGAAACACTAGGCAGTAACAAGGCACTTTGTAGATGACTAGTGACTATGCATTAATGAATAttgatatatacttatatattttatatttatatttatattaaatattttagattgtTTATgtctaattacaaaattatttggatgaattataaattacaaaatttagaCAAAACTATGGATTTGCATTAACATTATTGGTTGATTAAACAGATTTAGAATAATTTAGATTGATTTAGATCAATTtaaaccattttaaaaaaaaaattgtttcggTTATAACCGATCTGCCGAGCACCTAGACGctgcctagaccgatttttagaacattgcaTACATGTATAGACGAAGAAAAACTATGTTCTAACAGAACACGAGAGATGAAGTAGATACCCGAGGTTTCCATCATATATGTTGCATCAGAGAGAACTATCATGGCCAGACCGTTTGGAGGAGTCCATTGGCGTCTAGAGTTGAAATAGCTGAACATGGGATCCAGGATTCGCCGCAGAGTTGTGCTTTCTTTAGCCAGATCAACCATCCTCTGGAGACAAATCTGTGCCCACACTTTAGGCATCTCAGCCTCTTCTCTGAAAACAATCAAACAATTAAGTAAGTTTTCAAATAAGGGCACTGACAAGCAAATATTAGAAGGATTAGTTAGTTACTTAGTCAACAGAGTCGGATCTTTTCCTGCAGTTCTTGGTCTGACAACCATGTAGCTAGGGCTATTACAACCGCTGACACCTATTCCTCGTCCTTCACATCTGATCACTTCATTCACCCAGTTACAGTTCTGCTCTTCTCTGTCTTCATTTGTCTGAACGATCATGTTTGCCTCGTAGTTATCGAGAATGGCGTGTACAATCTCATCAAAAGCAGCGAATATGTGTGAGAACTCTCCCATAAACCACACCTggagaagaaacaaacataagaaagaaaaaaacaactgATAAAAACGGGACATAAAGTGAGATTGGCTGTTGTAGTTACCATGGCTGAAAGGCATTGCAGGCCAGATGCTCTCAGACACTGCTTCTGATGCTCGTCTCCTTGTTCACGAGCGAATGAGCAAACTTTATGCGCGAATTTCTCAATGCTGTGCGTGTAGGTTCCATCAACCTATTCATACCAGATGAAGAGTGAGAGATACTTCACACAAAGAGATACTAGAATTGATATTTTTACCTGATTGTAAATGAACCTTGTCAACGTTTGGCATCCAAGAATGGTTGGTGTGTCCTCCTTTGAATTCTCAAGTAGTTCTGTAACCACATTCAGCAAACTTGTAGCGAAATAAGCCCTTCAAAGGAAGAAACACACACGTGTTAGTGAAAAGTTAAAGAATGTTGCAATGACTTTGCCTTACATTTGATCTTTGCAATGGCAAAGCATTTTGTTGTAAGCCTCAGTGACGATATTGATGAACTTCATTTGCTCAGATCTAAGATCCTTGTAACACCTCTCCTCAAGAATCTTAGCAATCTGTGACAAACCACAAACACACACAATATAATACTCTTCTTACACACCAACAATGTAGTAAGAATCATTAATAAAAAACTATACCTTAGGGATACGGATTGGGTTTTTGGCAGCATACTCACACAACTTGACAATCTTCCTCTCATTTGGTGCACCATCctacagaaaataaaaatcaatttcaGTTGTTACAAATCAACAAACTTAGGCACTATAAGTTGTTACACATCAATTTACAAGTGAAGTAGAAAACTTTTAACAATTATTAGCTGCAAGGAGACACTTACAGGGGATTTAGGGAAGATCTCGCCGAGCAGCTTCTTGTAACGCTTGGCGGGATGTTTAGATCTAGGCCTGAGAGCAGGGCAGCAAACGCACATTGTCTCGCACGCTGGAaaaacattcctcgagatgAACCCCATTTTTTTATCTGCAGACAAAGTAGCTAAACTAAATCACTGTTCaaggagaaacaaaaaaagaatcaaactttctataaaatttagaaactaGAGACCACTCATTgcataaattcaaaattcaaaaatttaaaaacataaaaagggTAAAAAATTGTCAGAGGTTTCAAAATCAGCAAAAACCTAAAGGAATGTGTTTGGAGACTAATGTGTATAAATGATTCTAACAAATCTCAGCTTAGTTTCCAAAGGTTATATAGAATCatgaaagaaagagaagagataaGAGATTTGGAGACACATACAGAGTTT
The nucleotide sequence above comes from Brassica napus cultivar Da-Ae chromosome A9, Da-Ae, whole genome shotgun sequence. Encoded proteins:
- the LOC106365868 gene encoding protein SEMI-ROLLED LEAF 2-like; protein product: MGFISRNVFPACETMCVCCPALRPRSKHPAKRYKKLLGEIFPKSPDGAPNERKIVKLCEYAAKNPIRIPKIAKILEERCYKDLRSEQMKFINIVTEAYNKMLCHCKDQMAYFATSLLNVVTELLENSKEDTPTILGCQTLTRFIYNQVDGTYTHSIEKFAHKVCSFAREQGDEHQKQCLRASGLQCLSAMVWFMGEFSHIFAAFDEIVHAILDNYEANMIVQTNEDREEQNCNWVNEVIRCEGRGIGVSGCNSPSYMVVRPRTAGKDPTLLTKEEAEMPKVWAQICLQRMVDLAKESTTLRRILDPMFSYFNSRRQWTPPNGLAMIVLSDATYMMETSGSQQLVLSTVVRHLDNKHVANDPELKAYIIQVAGCLAKLIRTSSYLRDISFVNDLCRHLRKSFQATSRSVEEEELNLNVMLQNSIEDCLREIAKGIGNAQPLFDMMAVLVEGLPSSGVVSRAAVGSLLILAHAMSSALSPSMRSQQVFPDTLLDALLKAMLHPNVETRVGAHEIFSVILLPSSGQSQAGLASVRASGYLNESKNLRSDTTSAFTSIAARLDKLRKEKDGVKVEKNGYNEDLKNYKSSPNFHKLNSMIDRTAGGVSLADMLPSMMKFTEDQMGQLLSAFWTQATLPDNLPTSIEAIAHSLSLVLLSLRLKNPDDGLVVRAFQLLFSLRNLSLDLNNGTLPTVCKRLILALSTSTLMFAAKIYQIPHICKILKSQLPGDVDPYLFIGDDLQLHVKPHANMKDFGSSSDSQMATSMLFEMRSKVELSNTIITDVVAKNLSKVSKLQEADVQMQLSEPFTPDDAFMFGSRPIVESGPNQSISKESLSFDEDVPAGSVVEDEVTSELSVRFQPRGSPSSSTPQVISIGQLMESALEVAGQVVVSSVSTSPLPYDTMTNRCETFGTGTRQKLSRWLATENRQVNGLYRNSSEESSALEKVTEDGSIYGRECGVFQDTWSMMSLPPASPFDNFLKAAGAGR